GTCTGGACAGATCTCTTCATCTATATTGAACGCTTGATCGAAGGGGACCGCTCCGCCCGCATCCGGTTGGACAAATCATCTTTCTCCCTGAGCAAGCTCTTCCGTAAAGTATCCAAACATACGGTTTGGCTGATCGTCGCCATCGCGACAGGTGGAGCATGGGTGTTCTACTTTGACGATGCACCGACACTTGCCACCAATCTGCTAACCTTCAGTGCTGACCCAGTCGCCTATCTCTTCATCGCGATTTTCGCTGCCTTCACTTATGTTTTTGGCGGTCTCGCCCGCGAACAGGTCTGCACCTATATGTGCCCATGGCCGCGCATCCAAGGCGCCATGTTTGATGACGAGTCCTTCCTCGTTACCTACAAATATGATCGTGGCGATCCCCGCGGTCCTCACAAGAAGAACACCTCCTGGGACGGACGGGGCGATTGCATTGACTGCGGGCAATGCGTAGCCGCCTGCCCCATGGGCATCGACATTCGCGATGGTATGCAGCTGGAATGCATCCAGTGCGCACTCTGCATTGATGCCTGCGATGAAATCATGGCCAAGGTGGACCGCCCCCGCGGATTGATCGAATATGACACGCCGGCCAATATGGACCGGCGCCTTGCAGGCGAAAAAGAGCGCATCCATATTTTCCGGCCGAGAACAGTCATCTATATGGGCGTGCTTGTCCTGGTAAGTGCCATCATGTTCTTCTCACTCGCCACCCGTGGCGCCATTGACCTCAACGTCCTGCGCGACCGCAACCCGCTCTTCGTCCAGCTTTCTGATGGCAGTATCCGGAACGGATATACGGTAAAGATCATCAACAAGGTTCACCAGGAACAGGCATTCTCCATCCGTATTGACGGCCTGCCCTCTGCGCAACTAATCCAGCAGGGTGTGAGCGCGGGCGATAGCGTCAAAACCGCCATTGCCCCCGACAGCCTGAAAGACATCAAGACATTTGTCATCTTGCCGCGCGACGCTTTAGGCTCGCTGGATGAGGGCGAAGCCAGCCTTCGGTTTATCGTTGAAAATATGAGCACAGGCGAAACCGTCTCCAATGAGACAAGTTTCAGAGGTCCAAGATGAGCATCGATGCAAGCACTGACAAAGTCTGGACGGGACGCCGAATATTGATCGGACTGAGCGCATTCTTCCTGTCAGTGTTCGCAGCCAACGGCATAATGGTTTTCTATGCCCTCTCAACCTTTGATGGTGTCGAAACAGATGATGCCTATCGAAAGGGCCGCGCCTATAACCATGTGCTGGAAGCAGATGCCGCCCAAGACGCACTTGGCTGGACCACGGCGATAGAAATCATGTCATCGCGCTCACCCGAAGGTGTCTCCCTTTACACAACGATCAAAGTCACAACTGCTGATGGACAGGCCGCCCCTTTGGTCAATCCAACGCTCACCTTCTGGCGTCCAACAGTGCAAGGCATGGATGTAGAAGCAACCATCACAGCAGCCGGGGACGGCACCTATCAGGGTACAGCCCAACTGCAACGTGAGGGAAACTGGATCATTCGATTGAATGCGGAGACTGCCGACGGCAGGCCTTATGTTTACGAGGAACGCCAGTTCATACAACCCGGCGCCGGATAAGCCATGACCGACACCGCCCTTGATGCAAACCTGTTCGTTCGTGGCGATGACGAGACCGCTCAAATTGATCTCGTGGTGGAAGGCATGCATTGCGCAGGGTGTATGCAGAAAATCGAAAAAGGCTTAGGCCGTGTTGAGGGCATCACAAATGCCCGTTGCAATCTTTCGACAAAACGGGTCGCTGTCTCCTGGGACCGCGGCACCACAACCGGTGACGATGTGATCGCCGAGCTTGACTCGCTTGGCTTCAGCGCAGTTCCATTTGATCCAAAGCTTGTCGGGGCCATCGACGAAACAGAAGCCAGCCAGCTTCTCCGTGCCATGGGCATTGCTGGCTTTGCCGCCGCAAATGTGATGCTTCTGTCCGTCTCTGTCTGGTCGGGCCTTGTGAGCGACATGGAGCTTGAAACTCGTGCTCTGTTTCACTGGCTCTCAGCTCTGATTGCCCTACCCGCCGTCGCCTATGCCGGACGGCCCTTTTTTGGTTCCGCCTGGGCCGCGCTCAAAGCACGCACAACCAATATGGATGTGCCAATCTCGCTGGCCGTCTTACTCGCCTGCTCCATGAGCCTCGTGCAAACGCTTCAAAATGCAGAGCATGTCTATTTTGACGCCAGCATCACCCTGCTCTTTTTCCTGCTGATCGGTCGTTACCTGGACGTTCAAACCCGCGCCAAGGCTTGCTCTGTCGCGCAGAACCTACTAGCGCTCCGAGCAGTCGCAGCAACGCTAGTGGACGCGGACGGGAAAACGCGGGCCGTACCGGTGGACACGCTAGAACCCGGGATGACCGTGTCCGTCGCAGCCGGTCAACGCTTGCCCGCTGACGGGGTCATCACGGAAGGCCTCAGCGATATCGACACCAGCCTCGTGACTGGCGAAAGCCTGCCCACGACCGCCAATATCGGCACACCGGTCTATGCGGGCACCTTGAACCTCTCCGCCCCCCTTCTCATTGAGGTAACCGCCAAAGACGACGCCTCCCTCCTGTCTGAAATTGTACGGCTGATGGAGTCGGCAGAACAGGGTCGCGCGGGATATGTACGCCTTGCCGACCGGATCGCCAGCAAATACGCACCGACCGTCCACGCTTTAGCAGCAGCCACTCTCATTTTATGGATAGCCCTTGGTGCTGGCTGGCAGGTCGGCCTCATGAACGCCATCGCAGTCCTGATCATCACCTGCCCCTGTGCGCTGGGACTTGCCGTGCCGGTCGTACAGGTTGTCGCCAGTGGCCGCCTCCTGAAGCTCGGAGTTCTTGTCAAAGCACCTGATGCTTTAGAACGGCTCGCGCAAATCGACACTATTGTCTTTGATAAAACGGGCACTCTGACGCTTGGCGAACCGAAACTCACAAATGGGGACGCCATCGCAGCAGACGACCTCGCCCTGGCTGCTGCCCTTGCCGCGCGAAGCAACCACCCATTAGCCCGCGCTGTCTCGACCGCAGCAGATGACATCTCCCTCCCCGCCCTTACCAACATCAGTGAGACGCCGGGCTTTGGCGTTGAAGCTGAACACAAAGACGAAACCCTCCGCCTTGGAAGCCGTGTGTGGACAGATGCAAAGGGACCGGCCGCCTCAGGCCCGGAGCTTTGGCTCCGCCGGGGAATAGAGGAACCTGTCCAATTCACGTTTGCTGATCTTCTCCGGGATGACGCGAAATCAGTCGTCAAGTACCTAAGTAAGAGCTATGACGTGGTTCTCCTGTCCGGCGACCAGAAACCTGTTGCAAAATCCGTAGCCGATGAGCTTGGCATTGCCAACTGGGCCGCAGAACAAACCCCCGCCGACAAAATCGCCAAGATCGACACCATGAACAAAGCCGGTAAGACGGTCCTCATGGTGGGTGATGGTTTGAATGATGCCCCCGCGCTGAAAGCAGCCCACGTCTCCATGTCACCGGCAAGTGCAGCTGACATATCACAGACAGCCGCTGACTTTGTTTTTCAGGGCGTACATCTGGGCGCAGTTGCAGACACGCTCTCAACAGCCACCCGCTCTCGCAGCCTGGTGTTCCAGAATTTCGGGCTGGCGATCGGGTACAACTTCATCGCTGTCCCTCTCGCCGTGATGGGCTTTGTCACCCCGCTGGTTGCAGCGGTGGCTATGTCATCCTCTTCATTGATTGTGACACTCAATGCGCTTCGCTTGGGGTTAACATCTAAGAGCACACCATGGACGCGCTGATCTTTCTGATCCCCATAGCACTTGGCCTTGGCCTACTGGGCCTTGGCGCGTTTCTATGGTCGCTAAAATCCGGTCAGTATGACGATATGGACGGCGCCGCTGAGCGCATCCTCTTCGACGACGACACACCGCCTAACAAATAGGCCTGTTTAATCTGCCTCTGAGATAGTTGCCCGGTATGCATGCCATGTCGCATGGCCCACCAGTGGAAAGGCGAGGACCATACCGACAAAGAAGGTCGCCATCCCCACCGCCATGACGACAGCAATTATCCAGGCCCACAGAAGCATCGGTCCTGGATTCTCGCGCACCACGCGGACACTCGCAAGCACCGCGCTGATAGCGTCCACATCACGGTGCATCAGCATCGGCACAGACAAGGCAGAAACCGCAAAGACCGCAAAAGCAATGAGCGCGCCGACCCCGGTTCCAACGACCAAAAGCCCAAGACCATAGGGGCTGAATACAAGCGTAGGGAGGAAGTCAGGCAGCGGCGGAAACCCTTCCAGCCCGAAGAACAAAGCAAACAATAGACTGGCGATCCGCATCCACGCGAGCAGTGCCAACATCAAGAGCGCGCCAAGAAACGCGAGCTGAGCGGGAGACGCTGTTTTGACCAGCAGCACATCTCTCAGCGATAGCTGCTCATCATTTTCCAGCCGCCGGCTTGCTTCATAGAGTCCGACAGCGAAAAGAGGCCCAACAAGCATGAAGCCCGCCGCCAGCGGCAAAACAATAGAGCTGAGCTCCACCAGAAAGAGAGAGAGGGCAAGAAGCATGGAAATACCGGCGAACAACACACCGTAGAAAAGGCTGATGCCAGGCATGGCCCACATGTCGCGCCATCCAGCGGACATCCACCGCCATGGATCATCCAGCGTCAGATTTCCTGAAGTTCGTGGTCCATCTTCTGTGGCCGGATTCCCGGTAGTTACCGCCATATCTCTCCTCCAAATCGACCACCAACAGGACCGTAAAACGCCCCGCTCGCCTGGGCAACAGGTGACGAACACCTGATTCCGCTAATTCCGCCCAATCTGGGGGCAAATCGACCCCGAAAAACGCCCTTTTTCGCTTGAGCGCGCTGCGTCAAACCAACGCATTTGCAAGAAATATTCGTGAGTCTCTCTTACAAGTTACAAAAAATATCAAATACTTTCAATGAGTTAGGGGAAAAACCCACTTACTTAGTTGTATGTAGTTTATTTTGCATCGCACCATTTCAATGTTGACAACTTGTCATATTCGGCAGATAAAGGTTCTCAAGAGCCCGGCCTTACCTCCTCCCAAGGCCATAGGCTTGATAGGCCGCTTGCACACTCCTCCTCCCCCCGTGCGAGCGGCCTTTTTCATTCCCGATGCAAATCAAGAACGCTCAAACGCTCAGCAATATGTGTTGGGGGTTAGCGACCTTATTCTGCCGCGGGCGGCGCTGCCGGTACAGAAGACCCACCATCAGCCGTCAGCCGAACGCGTCCAAGCTCAACTCCGCGCTTGGTGTCGATAATGATCACCTCAAGCACGCCTTCGTTGGTGGTCACGATGGAGAGGCGGTCCTCAATAAAGGTTGTCCGCACAACAGCGGTGCCCTCTGCGACGGGTACATCAACGGGGCCGAATTGACCCCGCACTGGTGTTGTCGCCGGATCGGGGCTTGAGCTCAGCCGATAGATAATCGTGCCAAACACAACAATGAGCCCGATCACGATCAGCACACCCATCACGATGACAGATGCGAACAAGACAGGCCGTTCTTTCACCGCCTCCATTTGAGTGACAGCCCCCGTTTCACTGTCGGAAGGTGTTTCCATGGCACCGTTGGGTTCGCTATTGTCCGGCATGAATTTATCAACCTTGAAAGTCACGGGTGGCACACGCCACACCGTGTGTGTCAGTGAAGAGGATGCAGGAGCGCGGCTTGACCGCTATCTCGCAACCGCACTGGAAGCCCTGGACCCCGCCCCCAGCCGATCGCGTATTCGCACGTTGATCGAAGAAGGACATGTGACGCGAGGCACACCCAATGAGGAGCGGACGATAGGTGAGGTCGCCTATCGGGTCAAACAGGACGAGACCTATAACCTCACCCTGCCAACGCCTGGGCCCGCCACACCGCAGCCCGAAGACATCCCCCTGACCATCGTGCATGAAGACGCTCAGCTGATTGTCATCGACAAACCCGCGGGGCTTGTCGTCCATCCAGCACCCGGATCGCCAGACGGCACGCTGGTGAACGCTCTTCTCGCCTATTGTGGGCCGGACTTCACCGGCATCGGGGGCGAACTTCGCCCTGGCATCGTACACAGGCTGGATAAAGAAACGAGCGGCCTCATGGTGATCGCAAAAACCGAACCGGCCCTGAAGAACCTGCAAGAGCAGTTCGCCATCCATGGCCGCGACGGGCGATTGGAACGCGCCTACACCGCCTTCGTCTGGGGCAAGCCCCATCCGAGCAAAGGCACGGTAAATGCGCCTCTGGCCCGAAGCCGCCACAATCGCCTCAAAATCACCGTCACCCGCTCTGTAGAGGCCCAGGGAGCACGGGAAGCCATAACGCACTACAAAGTGGCTCAGAGTTTTGGGGCGCCGGAACCCCTGGTAAGCCAGGTGATTTGCCATCTGGAAACCGGCCGTACCCACCAGATCAGGGTCCACATGACCCATCTAGGGCATCCGATCCTGGGCGACCCCGTTTACGGCACAGCCCATAAGAACCGCTCTGTGAAGCTCTCAGAGGGCGCAAGAAGCGCCCTTGATAGGCTGGGCCGCCAGGCGCTCCACGCCCACCTTTTGGGTTTTGAGCACCCGGAAACCGGGGAAAAACTGCGCTTTGAGAACCCACTCCCACCGGAAATGGCAGATCTCCTTGCTGCCTTAGAATCCCTATAAACAATATGTGAATACCCCTTTTTTTGGCCCCAATCCCCCCCTATATGAGAGCGACTTAAGATGCTGAGTACGCATCACTGAAGGGGGTCATCATGGCGACTACACCAACAAACAGCACTTCCCGCATGCCCGCCGTTACGCCGGAGCAATCGCTGTCACGCTACCTGCAGGAAATCCGCAAATTTCCAATGCTGGAGCCACAGGAAGAATACATGCTGGCAAAGCGCTTCAAAGAGCATGAAGACCCCGACGCGGCTGAGAAGATGGTCACCAGCCATCTCCGCCTCGTCGCAAAAATCGCCATGGGCTATCGCGGCTACGGCCTGCCAACCGGGGAAGTGATTTCTGAAGGCAATGTGGGTCTCATGCAGGCGGTGAAACGCTTCGAACCCGAGAAAGGCTTTCGCCTCGCAACCTACGCCATGTGGTGGATCCGGGCTGCCATACAGGAATACATCCTGCGCTCCTGGTCGCTCGTAAAAATGGGCACGACGGCTGCACAAAAGAAACTCTTCTTCAATCTGCGCAAAGTGAAGGGTCAGCTACAAGCCTTCGAAGAAGGGGACTTGAAGCCGGAAAACCTCTCCACGATCGCAACGCGCTTAGGCGTGACGGAGAAAGAAGTGACGGATATGAACCGTCGCATGTCGGGCCCGGACAATTCACTCAATGCCCCGATCCGCAATGCAGAAGCGGACGGTGGCGAATGGCAGGACTGGCTGGTTGATGAGAGCATCGACCAGGAAGTCGAGCTTGGTGAAAAAGAAGAACTCAATGTCCGCCGCGACATGTTGCACGCAGCGATGCAGTCCCTCAACGAACGTGAGATGCACATCCTCACCGAGCGCCGCTTGAAAGATAATCCGGCAACGCTCGAGGAGCTAAGTCAGGAATATGACATTAGCCGCGAACGCGTCCGCCAGATTGAAGTGCGCGCGTTTGAAAAACTGCAAAAAGCCATGCGCGATGCGGTGAGCGAACAAGCAGCTGAACGCCGCGCAGCGCGGGACGAGCTCCTGAACTAGAACGTCCCAAGCGCCCTAACAATTTGAAGCCCGTGGTTTTAGACTGAGCCGCGGGCTTTTTTGTGCCCACCGAGTTTAAGGGGAAGACAGCATGGCAATACTTATAACCGGCGGCACAAAGGGCATTGGCCTCGCCATTGCCAAGCGTCTGTCAAAGAGCGGTGAAGACACGTTCCTCGCCTATCACAGTGACGACATTGCCGCCGAAGACGCAAAGAGGACATTGGAAACCACTGGCGCACAGGTCCACCTTGTCAAAGCTGATATCGGCACCATTGACGGCGCTGCCAACATTCATCAGGCGGTCGCCGACACAGGCGCACGTCTTACGGGCATCGTGCACAGCGCGGCCTTCATCTATCCCACCACACTGCTCGACGCGGATCTGGAGAAGTTTACCCGCGCGGTGGAGACCAATGGCCTCTCCCTGCTCTACCTTGTGCAGAAGCTGCTGCCTGTCATGGACCGCGGCACCAGCATCGTCTTCATTACAAGCAGCGGCGCGCGCATTCCCCAGCCCCGCTACGGCGCGCTCGGCGTTGGCAAGGCACTGGCTGAAAGCATTGTGCGCTATCTGGTGATGGAACTGGCACCCAAAGGCATTCGCATCAATGGCGTGGCACCCGGTCTCGTCGCCACAACATCCGTTGCGGACATGGTGGGCAGCCAGGACGCGGCAGATCGCTTGTTTGAGAAAGCCGCAAAAGCCAATCCGTCCGGACGCATGTCGCAAGACAGCGACTATGCCTCTCTTGTGGAATATCTCATGAGCCCGGAAGCTGAATTCATTCAGGGACAGGTGATTGCCGCCACCGGTGGCGTGGGCGTAGTCGGCTGAAGAGTATTACTCCGCAGCATCAACCCCAACGCCAATCGGGCAACTCACGCCGGTGCCGCCGAGGCCGCAATAGCCATTCGGGTTCTTGGCAAGATATTGCTGGTGATAGTCTTCCGCAAAATAGAATTCCGGCGCATCCAGAATTTCAGTTGTGATCGCCCCATAGCCTTGTGCCAAGAGCTGTTTGCCATAGGCCGCTTTGGAGGCTTCAGCCGCCGCCTTCTGCTCAGGCGAATAAGTGTACACACCGGACCGATATTGCGTGCCTTTATCGTTCCCCTGTTGCATGCCCTGCGTCGGGTTATGCGCTTCCCAGAAAGCCTTGAGCAGTGTCTCGAACGACACCTGCTTCGGGTCAAACGTCACCAGCACAACTTCATTGTGGCCTGTACCGCCTGAGCAGACTTCTTCGTAAGTTGGGTTCGGCGTATAGCCAGCCGCATAGCCGACGACCGTCAGCTCCACGCCCGGCAGCTCCCAGAACTTCCGCTCTGCGCCCCAGAAGCACCCAAGACCAAACATGGCTTGCTCAAGACCTGCCGCGACCGGCCCCTTCAAAGGTTTCCCGTTCACAAAATGTGTTTCTGCGGTTGGGATCGCGAACTCACGGCCCGGCAGCGCATCAGCCGGATCAGGCATCTGGGATTTCTTCGACAGACCAAACATGGGGCATTCTTCCTCTGAGATATTTCGATCTGAAATGTAGGAAGTCAGCCACCTCCCGTCGAGCCTCTTCACGCCCTCTTGACCATCAACTCATCACCACGCGCCCAATCGCACAGCCCATCTCCCTGCAACATAATCCCTTGTTCTCTGCCAAATTTGACTCTTCGCGATGATCATCATAAAAAATGTGAACATGGTTTACATTTTTTCAGATAAATCCGAGCGCAGTCCAATCGTCGCCAAAAACCGCTCCCACAAGATGCGGGAAATCCTGTCGGTTGCACTGACGCTGGCCTGCGAAGGCGGACTGGACAATCTCACACTGCACCGTCTTGCAGATCGGATGGACCGCTCCGTCGGTGCGGTTTACCGCTACTTCCCGTCGAAAGAGGCAGTGGTTGCAGAGGTACAACGACTGATTGCAACGCATATCGTTCTCCTAACGCAAGACGCTCAAGAAAAGCTTGCCGCATTCGCAGAAGAATGCCGCATGAGTGACGAGGACCGCGCCCTTGCAGCTCTGCTTGTGTCAGGCCTTTCATATGAAGCCTACGCCATGAAAGCACCGCTCGAGTTCGGGCTGGTCTCGCACTATCTGTCATCCACCCGCCATGACTTGCCGGAGCGGGATGCGGCTCATGTGTTTAGCGTAACCAGCAGCAGTCTGGATGGATTGGCGGGCTTGTTCACCCAAGCCGAAGAGCTGCATCTGCTACGCGCTGGCAGTTCACGCGAACGAGCAGTGGCATTCTGGGGTGCTCTGCAGGGCACGATGGATGTAACCCGTTTTGTCATCCGTGGGGGGTGGCAGACATCGCCCTCACTCATCACACAGGTACTCATCAGCCTGTTGACGGGTTGGGGTGCGGACCGCACCCGGCTTGAAGCGCTCAGCAACATCATTGCTGGCGCGCATATCACCAACATCAAGAGGAATGCATCAGATCTCCTGCTCGCCGAATGACGCAGAGACAGAATGCCTAGAGGAGAGAGCACATGACCACCTATGATCTCATCATTCGCGGAGGCAACATTGTCGACGGAACTGGCGCCCCGGCATTTAAGGGCGACATCGCGATCGATAACGGCATCATCACCGCAGTAGGCGAGGTTGACGGCACAGCCAAACAGGAGATTGATGCCAAGGGGCTTCTCGTAACCCCCGGCTTTGTGGACATTCACACCCACTACGATGCGCAGGCCACCTGGGACCCTTACCTGACACCCTCATCCCTGAACGGTGTCACCACCGCAGTGATGGGAAATTGCGGTGTCGGATTTGCTCCTGTTAAACCAGAAGATCACGATCAACTCATTGAATTGATGGAAGCAGTGGAAGATATTCCAGGTGCTGCGATGCATGAAGGTATCAATTGGGAATGGGAGAGCTTTCCCGAATTCATGGATGCACTCGACAAACGCTCCTATTCCATGGACATCGCAGCTCAAGTACCTCACTGCTCGTTGCGCGTCTATGTCATGGGCGAGCGTGGCGTCAACAATGAACCAGCCACACCGGAAGACATCAAGCAGATGCATGACTTAACCCTGCAAGGCATGCAGGCTGGCGCTCTTGGTTTTTCGACCTCCCGAACCGACCTGCACAACACGCTGGAAGGGGACCCTGTACCGGGCACACTTGCCGCAAATGATGAACTGGATGGCATTGCCAACGCCTTGCAAGAGCACGGGGCAGGCGTCTTTCAGATATCAGCAACCCATCGCGATATGGAACAGGAATTCAAATGGATGGTCGACATGGCTGAGCGCACAGGTCGCATGGTGACATTCAATCTGCAACAAACTGATGAGTATCCCGATCTCTACAAGAAGATGCTGGGCCTTTTGGATGAAGCCCGCGCCAAGGGAATTACAAACGTTCGCGGCCAACATTCAGGACGGCCCGTCGGCATGCTCATGGGATGGCAATCATCTGTGCATCCGTTTCTCGCCTTTCCCGAATATGCAGAATACAACGCCATGCCTTTTGAAGAACGCATTGAGAAGCTGCGCGACCCTGCGGTCAAAGCAAAGATCATCGCAGGCGACAACATTGACGGCCTCGGCGACTTCGGAAATTTTGTGACTAAGAGCTTCCACAAAATGTACCCGATGGGCGAAAAGGAAAACTACGAGCCAGCTCCAGAAGACAGCATCGCAGCCATCGCAGAACGAAAAGGCGAAAACCCTGCCTCCGTTGCCTATGACGCAATGTTGGAAAATGACGGCAAGGCGCTGCTCTACTTCCCTCTCTTTGGCTATTCCACCAACGATTTCACAGCCATTGAAGAAACAATAAAACACCCACAAACAGGGCTCAGCCTCGCAGATGGCGGTGCTCATGTGGGCATGATCTGTGACGGCGGCACTCCTACTTTCATGCTGACCCACTGGACACGGGACCGCACACGCGGTGAGAAGCTACCGAT
The DNA window shown above is from Parvibaculaceae bacterium PLY_AMNH_Bact1 and carries:
- a CDS encoding hypothetical protein (Derived by automated computational analysis using gene prediction method: GeneMarkS-2+.); translated protein: MPDNSEPNGAMETPSDSETGAVTQMEAVKERPVLFASVIVMGVLIVIGLIVVFGTIIYRLSSSPDPATTPVRGQFGPVDVPVAEGTAVVRTTFIEDRLSIVTTNEGVLEVIIIDTKRGVELGRVRLTADGGSSVPAAPPAAE
- a CDS encoding FixH family protein (Derived by automated computational analysis using gene prediction method: Protein Homology.), with the translated sequence MSIDASTDKVWTGRRILIGLSAFFLSVFAANGIMVFYALSTFDGVETDDAYRKGRAYNHVLEADAAQDALGWTTAIEIMSSRSPEGVSLYTTIKVTTADGQAAPLVNPTLTFWRPTVQGMDVEATITAAGDGTYQGTAQLQREGNWIIRLNAETADGRPYVYEERQFIQPGAG
- a CDS encoding DUF2189 domain-containing protein (Derived by automated computational analysis using gene prediction method: Protein Homology.), whose translation is MAVTTGNPATEDGPRTSGNLTLDDPWRWMSAGWRDMWAMPGISLFYGVLFAGISMLLALSLFLVELSSIVLPLAAGFMLVGPLFAVGLYEASRRLENDEQLSLRDVLLVKTASPAQLAFLGALLMLALLAWMRIASLLFALFFGLEGFPPLPDFLPTLVFSPYGLGLLVVGTGVGALIAFAVFAVSALSVPMLMHRDVDAISAVLASVRVVRENPGPMLLWAWIIAVVMAVGMATFFVGMVLAFPLVGHATWHAYRATISEAD
- a CDS encoding heavy metal translocating P-type ATPase (Derived by automated computational analysis using gene prediction method: Protein Homology.); its protein translation is MTDTALDANLFVRGDDETAQIDLVVEGMHCAGCMQKIEKGLGRVEGITNARCNLSTKRVAVSWDRGTTTGDDVIAELDSLGFSAVPFDPKLVGAIDETEASQLLRAMGIAGFAAANVMLLSVSVWSGLVSDMELETRALFHWLSALIALPAVAYAGRPFFGSAWAALKARTTNMDVPISLAVLLACSMSLVQTLQNAEHVYFDASITLLFFLLIGRYLDVQTRAKACSVAQNLLALRAVAATLVDADGKTRAVPVDTLEPGMTVSVAAGQRLPADGVITEGLSDIDTSLVTGESLPTTANIGTPVYAGTLNLSAPLLIEVTAKDDASLLSEIVRLMESAEQGRAGYVRLADRIASKYAPTVHALAAATLILWIALGAGWQVGLMNAIAVLIITCPCALGLAVPVVQVVASGRLLKLGVLVKAPDALERLAQIDTIVFDKTGTLTLGEPKLTNGDAIAADDLALAAALAARSNHPLARAVSTAADDISLPALTNISETPGFGVEAEHKDETLRLGSRVWTDAKGPAASGPELWLRRGIEEPVQFTFADLLRDDAKSVVKYLSKSYDVVLLSGDQKPVAKSVADELGIANWAAEQTPADKIAKIDTMNKAGKTVLMVGDGLNDAPALKAAHVSMSPASAADISQTAADFVFQGVHLGAVADTLSTATRSRSLVFQNFGLAIGYNFIAVPLAVMGFVTPLVAAVAMSSSSLIVTLNALRLGLTSKSTPWTR
- a CDS encoding RluA family pseudouridine synthase (Derived by automated computational analysis using gene prediction method: Protein Homology. GO_function: GO:0009982 - pseudouridine synthase activity [Evidence IEA]; GO_process: GO:0001522 - pseudouridine synthesis [Evidence IEA]; GO_process: GO:0009451 - RNA modification [Evidence IEA]); its protein translation is MNLSTLKVTGGTRHTVCVSEEDAGARLDRYLATALEALDPAPSRSRIRTLIEEGHVTRGTPNEERTIGEVAYRVKQDETYNLTLPTPGPATPQPEDIPLTIVHEDAQLIVIDKPAGLVVHPAPGSPDGTLVNALLAYCGPDFTGIGGELRPGIVHRLDKETSGLMVIAKTEPALKNLQEQFAIHGRDGRLERAYTAFVWGKPHPSKGTVNAPLARSRHNRLKITVTRSVEAQGAREAITHYKVAQSFGAPEPLVSQVICHLETGRTHQIRVHMTHLGHPILGDPVYGTAHKNRSVKLSEGARSALDRLGRQALHAHLLGFEHPETGEKLRFENPLPPEMADLLAALESL
- the ccoG gene encoding cytochrome c oxidase accessory protein CcoG (Derived by automated computational analysis using gene prediction method: Protein Homology. GO_function: GO:0003674 - molecular_function [Evidence IEA]; GO_process: GO:0008535 - respiratory chain complex IV assembly [Evidence IEA]); the encoded protein is MTSDASTAGPETAGAGLTSLIGEAEKLANPHGHEGETATAVNSEKNRSLYASRIKIYPKLVHGRYRLVKWIVMAITLGVYYLTPWIRWDRGPFAPDQAVLLDFPHRRFYFFWIEIWPQEVYYLTGLLILASVLLFLVTSLAGRVWCGYTCPQTVWTDLFIYIERLIEGDRSARIRLDKSSFSLSKLFRKVSKHTVWLIVAIATGGAWVFYFDDAPTLATNLLTFSADPVAYLFIAIFAAFTYVFGGLAREQVCTYMCPWPRIQGAMFDDESFLVTYKYDRGDPRGPHKKNTSWDGRGDCIDCGQCVAACPMGIDIRDGMQLECIQCALCIDACDEIMAKVDRPRGLIEYDTPANMDRRLAGEKERIHIFRPRTVIYMGVLVLVSAIMFFSLATRGAIDLNVLRDRNPLFVQLSDGSIRNGYTVKIINKVHQEQAFSIRIDGLPSAQLIQQGVSAGDSVKTAIAPDSLKDIKTFVILPRDALGSLDEGEASLRFIVENMSTGETVSNETSFRGPR
- the ccoS gene encoding cbb3-type cytochrome oxidase assembly protein CcoS (Derived by automated computational analysis using gene prediction method: Protein Homology. GO_process: GO:0008535 - respiratory chain complex IV assembly [Evidence IEA]), whose translation is MDALIFLIPIALGLGLLGLGAFLWSLKSGQYDDMDGAAERILFDDDTPPNK